One genomic window of Choloepus didactylus isolate mChoDid1 chromosome 27, mChoDid1.pri, whole genome shotgun sequence includes the following:
- the LOC119520962 gene encoding zinc finger and SCAN domain-containing protein 4-like yields MALDLRTCFQRDTSRSDPGSENLESEPSQGPGVQEGEGTSEFQGPQLSLYRTSNGSFARQELQRLRKVFHLWLQPEKRSKEEMISQLILEQFVMTGHCRNKSTLIERWNSSGRNLEKLMEDLTDDCVRSPSLVHVHMQGQEGLFSENMPLREVVFHLMEQIPAGTPRGESMRAPFRGPQGTPLQTGQGDGCRVGSNISVKTNQVNDSITSRSNRVPSLVIPQEEDSHEPEDMQNSGRAGFGSSRSQEGSPGGPSYEDVPMEVDPQFLPRPDQATPEPVPPQATPKPVPTDQSTDVTSRCGANQERVHGSPKPYRCEDCSRVFRYPSQLDAHQRRHRNERPFVCAECHRGFFQISDLHVHQKIHAVEKPFKCSTCEKSFSHKTNLRAHERIHTGEKPYMCSLCKRSYRQSSTYHRHVRNHQKINLKSDPATSEATVPA; encoded by the exons ATGGCTTTAGACCTCAGAACCTGCTTTCAACGTGACACATCCAGGAGTGATCCTGGGTCAGAAAATCTAGAATCTGAACCCAGCCAAGGTCCTGGTGTCCAGGAGGGAGAGGGAACCTCTGAGTTCCAGGGCCCTCAGCTCAGCTTGTATCGAACCAGCAATGGCTCGTTTGCAAGGCAGGAATTACAAAGACTCCGTAAGGTGTTTCATTTGTGGCTACAGCCAGAAAAACGCAGCAAGGAAGAAATGATTTCTCAATTGATCCTGGAACAGTTTGTGATGACCGGACACTGCAGAAACAAGTCCACTTTGATAGAGAGATGGAATTCAAGTGGAAGAAACCTGGAGAAACTCATGGAAGATCTCACCGATGATTGCGTGAGGTCACCTAGCCTT GTCCACGTCCACATGCAGGGGCAGGAGGGCCTCTTCTCGGAGAACATGCCCTTAAGAGAAGTCGTTTTCCATCTCATGGAACAAATACCAGCAGGAACCCCAAGAGGAGAGAGCATGAGGGCACCCTTTCGGGGTCCCCAAGGTACTCCCCTTCAAACAGGACAAG GAGATGGATGTAGAGTCGGCAGCAACATTTCCGTGAAAACCAACCAAGTAAATGACAGCATCACTAGTCgaagcaatcgagtaccttcccTAGTTATTCCTCAGGAAGAGGATAGCCATGAACCTGAAGATATGCAGAACTCCGGAAGAGCGGGGTTTGGCTCCTCCAGATCCCAGGAAGGATCGCCGGGAGGCCCCTCTTATGAAGATGTCCCTATGGAAGTGGATCCACAGTTTCTCCCCAGGCCAGACCAGGCCACTCCTGAACCTGTCCCTCCCCAAGCTACCCCCAAGCCTGTCCCTACTGACCAAAGCACTGATGTAACATCCAGGTGTGGGGCAAATCAAGAAAGAGTCCACGGTTCTCCCAAGCCATACAGATGTGAGGACTGCTCCAGGGTCTTTAGGTATCCCTCTCAGCTGGACGCCCACCAGAGAAGACACAGGAACGAGAGGCCATTTGTTTGTGCCGAGTGTCACAGAGGTTTCTTCCAGATATCAGACCTACATGTGCACCAGAAGATTCACGCAGTGGAGAAGCCCTTCAAGTGCAGCACATGTGAAAAGTCCTTCAGCCACAAAACCAACCTGCGGGCTCACGAGAGAATCCACACCGGAGAGAAGCCCTACATGTGCTCCCTTTGCAAGAGAAGCTACCGCCAGTCATCCACGTACCACCGCCACGTGCGGAACCACCAGAAGATTAATCTCAAAAGTGATCCTGCCACATCAGAAGCTACTGTCCCCGCATAA
- the LOC119520955 gene encoding RNA-binding protein Nova-1, translating into MMAAAPIQQNGTHTGVPIDLDPPDSRKRPLEAPPEAGSTKRTNTGEDGQYFLKVLIPSYAAGSIIGKGGQTIVQLQKETGATIKLSKSKDFYPGTTERVCLIQGTVEALNAVHGFIAEKIREMPQNVAKTEPVSILQPQTTVNPDRIKQTLPSSPTTTKSSPSDPMTTSRANQVKIIVPNSTAGLIIGKGGATVKAIMEQSGAWVQLSQKPDGINLQERVVTVSGEPEQNRKAVELIIQKIQEDPQSGSCLNISYANVTGPVANSNPTGSPYANTAEVLPTAAAAAGLLGHANLAGVAAFPAVLSGFTGNDLVAITSALNTLASYGYNLNTLGLGLSQAAATGALAAAAASANPAAAAANLLATYASEASASGSTAGGTAGTFALGSLAAATAATNGYFGAASPLAASAILGTEKSTDGSKDVVEIAVPENLVGAILGKGGKTLVEYQELTGARIQISKKGEFVPGTRNRKVTITGTPAATQAAQYLITQRITYEQGVRAANPQKVG; encoded by the exons ATGATGGCGGCAGCTCCCATCCAGCAGAACGGGACCCACACTGGGGTTCCCATAGACTTGGACCCGCCGGACTCGCGGAAAAGGCCTCTGGAAGCCCCCCCTGAAGCCGGCAGCACCAAGAGGACCAATACGGGCGAAGACGGCCAGTATTTTCTAAAGGTTCTCATACCTAGTTATGCGGCTGGATCTATAATTGGGAAGGGAGGACAGACAATTGTTCAGTTGCAAAAAGAAACTGGAGCCACCATCAAGCTGTCTAAGTCCAAAGATTTTTACCCAG GTACTACTGAGCGAGTGTGCTTGATCCAGGGAACAGTTGAAGCACTGAATGCAGTTCATGGCTTCATTGCAGAAAAAATTCGAGAAATGCCCCAAAATGTGGCCAAGACAGAACCAGTCAGCATTCTGCAACCCCAGACCACCGTCAATCCAGATCGCATCAAACAAACATTGCCATCTTCCCCAACTACCACCAAGTCCTCTCCATCTGATCCCATGACCACCTCCAGAGCTAATCAGGTAAAGATTATAGTTCCCAACAGCACAGCAGGTCTGATAATAGGGAAGGGAGGTGCTACTGTGAAGGCTATAATGGAGCAGTCAGGGGCTTGGGTGCAGCTTTCCCAGAAACCTGATGGGATCAACTTGCAAGAGAGGGTTGTCACTGTGAGTGGAGAACCTGAACAAAACCGAAAAGCTGTTGAACTTATCATCCAGAAGATACAAGAGGATCCACAGAGTGGCAGCTGTCTCAATATCAGTTATGCCAATGTTACAGGTCCAGTGGCAAATTCTAATCCAACCGGATCTCCTTATGCAAACACTGCTGAAGTGTTACCAACTGCTGCAGCTGCCGCAGGGCTATTAGGACATGCTAACCTTGCTGGCGTTGCAGCCTTTCCAGCAGTTTTATCTGGCTTCACAGGCAATGACCTGGTGGCCATCACCTCTGCACTTAATACATTAGCCAGCTATGGATATAATCTCAACACATTAGGTTTAGGCCTCAGTCAAGCAGCAGCAACAGGGGCTTTGGCTGCAGCAGCTGCCAGTGCcaacccagcagcagcagcagccaattTGTTGGCCACCTATGCCAGTGAAGCCTCAGCCAGTGGCAGCACAGCTGGTGGTACGGCGGGGACATTTGCATTAGGTAGCCtggctgctgctactgctgcaaCCAATGGATATTTTGGAGCTGCTTCTCCCCTAGCTGCCAGTGCCATTCTAGGAACAGAAAAATCCACAGATGGATCAAAGGATGTAGTTGAAATAGCAGTGCCAGAAAACTTAGTTGGTGCAATACTTGGCAAAGGAGGGAAAACATTAGTGGAATACCAGGAGTTGACTGGTGCAAGGATACAGATCTCCAAAAAGGGAGAATTCGTACCTGGCACAAGGAATCGGAAGGTAACCATTACTGGAACACCAGCTGCAACACAGGCTGCTCAGTATTTAATTACACAAAGGATCACATATGAGCAAGGAGTCCGGGCTGCCAATCCTCAGAAAGTGGGTTGA
- the LOC119520959 gene encoding zinc finger protein 211-like — translation MAAAPTTPAQGSVTFEDVAVYFSWEEWGLLDEAQRRLYHDVMQENLALVASPGGWHGAEDEEVSEESVFVEGVSQVRTPQEDLYTQKTQPCDMCVPLLKDILHLAEHQGTYPREKSFMCGACGKQFHLSANFYQQQNQHIAEKPFRTYVDRTLFEKNCEFHESEKPITCREVGKSFLTSSGLLQQQASHTRENPNYGTECGVAFHGGESDCRYTEYKKAFSHEHALVQHQRVHAGDRLYECSKCGKTCKRRSNLIQHQKIHTGERPFECNECGKFFTHNSRFIQHQRVHTGARPYRCSKCGKSFSQSSGLIHHRTVHTNERPYECSECGKSFSQSSGLITHWRVHSGARPYECGQCGKSFCQSSGLIQHRRVHTGARPYECSECGKSFSRKSHLIQHQTVHTGARPFECGECGKSFSQSSSLIQHRRAHTGERPYACRECGKAFSRRSYLTGHQKLHTGERL, via the exons ATGGCGGCCGCGCCCACGACCCCGGCCCAG GGCAGCGTGACTTTTGAGGATGTGGCTGTGTACTTCTCCTGGGAAGAGTGGGGGCTCCTTGATGAGGCTCAGAGACGCCTGTACCACGATGTGATGCAGGAGAACCTTGCACTTGTGGCCTCACCAG GTGGCTGGCATGGAGCAGAGGATGAGGAAGTGTCTGAAGAGAGTGTGTTTGTAGAAGGAGTATCACAGGTCAGGACTCCCCAGGAAGATCTTTATACTCAGAAAACACAACCCTGTGACATGTGTGTCCCACTATTGAAAGACATTTTGCACTTGGCTGAGCACCAAGGAACTTATCCCAGAGAGAAATCGTTCATGTGTGGGGCATGTGGCAAACAATTTCACTTAAGTGCAAACTTTTACCAGCAGCAGAACCAGCACATTGCAGAGAAACCCTTCAGAACTTATGTGGACAGGACCTTGTTTGAGAAGAACTGTGAATTCCATGAGTCAGAGAAGCCCATTACCTGCAGGGAGGTAGGGAAGAGCTTCTTGACTAGTTCGGGACTTCTTCAGCAACAGGCCAGCCACACCAGGGAGAACCCAAACTATGGCACCGAGTGTGGAGTGGCCTTTCATGGCGGAGAAAGTGATTGCAGGTATACAGAGTACAAGAAAGCCTTCAGCCACGAACATGCACTTGTTCAGCATCAGAGAGTCCATGCTGGAGACAGGCTCTATGAGTGCAGCAAATGTGGGAAAACCTGCAAACGAAGATCTAACCTCATTCAGCACCAGAAAATccacactggagaaaggccttttgAATGCAATGAATGTGGAAAATTCTTTACCCACAACTCCCGGTTCATTCAACACCAGAGAGTTCATACTGGCGCAAGGCCTTATAGGTGCAGcaaatgtgggaaatcctttagcCAGAGCTCTGGCCTCATTCATCATAGGACAGTTCATACTAATGAAAGGCCTTATGAgtgcagtgaatgtgggaaatcctttagccaaagctctggcctcatcACACATTGGAGAGTTCACAGTGGAGCAAGGCCTTATGAGTGCGGTCAATGTGGGAAATCCTTTTGCCAAAGCTCTGGTCTAATTCAACACCGGAGAGTTCACACAGGAGCAAGGCCTTATGAATGCAGTgagtgtgggaaatccttcagtcgcAAATCACACCTCATTCAACACCAGACAGTTCACACTGGAGCAAGGCCTTTTGAGTGTGGTGAATGTGGGAAATCTTTCAGCCAAAGTTCTAGTCTCATTCAACATCGGAGGGCTCACACTGGGGAAAGGCCTTATGCCTGCAGggaatgtgggaaggccttcagtcGAAGGTCTTACCTCACTGGGCACCAGAAACTTCACACAGGAGAAAGGCTTTAG